The nucleotide window CGCACATGATAGCGGCGGAAGTCCTCCGCGCTGGAGCGAAAGGCCGGTTCCGCCTGCAGGTACACCTTCTTGGTGCGCCCCTTGTCCACAAAGTCATTGATGTATTCCCCGCCCCAATACGAGCCGATGGCCCCGTTGACCACGCTCATGTCCAGGCCCTGGGCTCCGGCCTTGTCGCTGTCGATGATCAGGCGGTACTGCTCGGCGTCGTCCAGGCCGCTGTACCGGGCGGAGCCTATGGCCTTCTGCTTTGCGGCCTTTTGCAGCAGGGCGTCCTTGGCGGCCATGAGGGCGTGGTGTCCCCTGTTGCCCCTGTCCATGAGCTGCATGCTGAAGCCGGAGGAATTGTCCAGTTCCATAACCGCAGGGGGAGCCATGACAAAGAGCTGGGCTTCGGGGATGTCCGCAAACCGGGCATTGGCCCTGTTCATGATGTCAAAAACCCCTTGCCCCTTGCCGCGCGCGCTCCAGTCCTTGAGCAGGGCAAAAGCCATGCCCGAACCCTGGCCCGTGCCGCTGAAGCCCCAGCCCATGACAGTAAAGACGCTCTCCACAGCTTCTTTTTCGTCCTGGCGAAAATAGTCTTCCACCTGCGCCAGCACCCTGCCCGTGCGCTCGAAGGAGGCCCCCGGCGGCAACTGGACGTCGAGAAAAAGTATGCCCTGATCTTCTTGCGGCAAAAACGCGCCGGGCAACTGGAACAGCAAAACAGCGCATACGGCCAGCCCCGCCACAAAAAGGCCGACCCAGCGTTTGGGTTTGTCGAGCATGGGGCGCAGGCTGACGGCGTAGCGCCGCGTCAGGCGGTCGAACCAGCGGTTGAAACGGCCAAACAGGCCCTCGCCCTGGGCGGAGGCGTGGCTGTGCAGCATGAGGGCGCACAGGGCGGGCGTGAGCACAATGGCCACCAGCACCGACAGCACCATGGACGTGACAATGGTTATGGAAAACTGGCGGTAAATGACGCCTGTGGACCCGGACATGAAGGCCATGGGCACAAAAACGGCCGAAATGACCACAGCCACGCCCACCAGCGCGCCCGTGATTTCCCGCATGGACTTGAGCGCCGCTTCCTTGGGACTGAGCATTTCGTCCCGCATGAGGCGCTCCACGTTTTCAACGACCACAATGGCGTCGTCCACCAGCAGGCCGATGGCCAGCACCATGCCGAACATGGTCAGGGTGTTGATGGAATAGCCCGCCAGCGACAGCACGGCGAACACGCCCAGCAAAACCACAGGCACGGTGATGGCGGGAATGAGCGTGGAGCGGAAGCTCTGCAGGAAGAGAAACATGACGGCAACCACAAGGGCCACGGCCTCCAGCAGGGTGTGCACCACCGAGCTTATGGATTTTTCCACAATGGGGGCTCTGTCGTCAGCGAAAGAATACTGCATGCCCTGGGGAAAAAAGCGGGAAAGGGAGGCCAGTTCGGCCTTGATGGCATTCGTGGTCTTGATGACGTTGGCCCCTGAGGCCAGCTTTACGGCCACGCCCACGGCGGGGTGGCCGTTGAAGCGCGATTGCCCCATAAAGGTTTCTTCATTGATCTCCACGCGGGCCGCCTGGCCGAGCCGCAGTATGGAGCCGTCAGCCTCTGTGCGCAGGCGTATGCGCTGGAATTCGTCCACTGTCTGCAAGCGCGATGCGGCATTGACCGTGATGCTTGTTTCCTGCCCCGGCAGGGCGGGGGCCGCGCCTGTCTGCCCGCCCGCCACCTGCGCGTTCTGCGCCTGCACGGCGGCCACAATGTCCTGCGGGTTCAGGCGGTATTGCTCCATTTTCGCCGGGTCGCACCAGATGCGCATGGCATTGACGCCGCCGTATACCGTGGTGGAGCCAACGCCTTCTACCCGGTTGAGCTGGTCGATGAGGTTGCTGGCCACATAGTCGCTGATTTCGCCAGCGCTCATGGATGCGTCATCGACATAAAAGGCTATGGTCATAAAGGAGTTTTCCACTGCCTTGCTGACCTGCAAGCCCTGGCGCTGCACGGATTCGGGCAGCATGGGCAAGGCCTGCTGCAACTTGTTCTGCACCTGCACCTGGGCAATGTCGATATTGGTGCCCGCCTCAAAGGTGAAGACCATTTCCACGCTGCCGTAGGCGTCGCTGGACGAGTGCATGTAGAGCAGGTTGTCGATGCCCTTCATCTGCTGTTCGATGAGCTGGGTTACGCTCTGGTCCACCGTTGCCGCCGAAGCGCCGGGGTACTGACCGAAGATGGATATCTGCGGCGAGGCTATGTCCGGGTACTGGGCGATGGGCAGGCTGCGCAGGGCAAGACCCCCGGCCAGCATGAGCAGGATGGCCAGTACGGTGGCGAATATGGGGCGGTTGATAAAGAAGGCTGCCATCTAGCGACCACCCTGATTTTTGTGGCTGTCCTGCGTGTTGGCCTTGGGCTGCGCGTCGGCCCCGGGCTGCGCGTTGGCCTGCGCGTCGGCTTGCGCGCTGGCCTCAGCCTGCCACAGGGTTCCGGCGGCCTTGCCGCCGGGCACGGCTTTTTGCAGGCCCTCAATGACCACGAGGTCACCGGCCTCGAGGCCGGAGCGCACAAGCCAGCGGTTGCCGTGGGGGCGGTCAAGCGCCACATTTTTTCTCTGCACCGTAAAGACCGGGGCCGCGTCCCTGCCTTGTGGCGGCGTTTGCGGGCCTTGCAGGGTCATGACAAAATGGCGTCCCTCACTGTCAGTCATGACAGCCCGCTGGGGAACAAGAAGCGCGTTTTCGATGACGCCTTCTTCAATGAGCACGCGGGCGTACATGCCCGGCAAGAGCAGTCCTTCGGGATTGGGAAACAGGGCGCGCAGGCTCACGTTGCCAGTGGACTGGGCCACGCTTATTTCCGCAAACAGCAGGTCGCCCGTGATCCAGTGCGGCTCGGCCTCTGCCGTCATCGCTGGATCTGGCGCACCCCCAGCATTGGGCGTGTCCCCCGGCACCGCCGCATTCTGCGAACCCGTTGTGTTTCGCGCAGTTGGCGTATTCACCACATCTGGCGTGCCCGCCGTATCCGCCGCCCCCACCGATCCTGCCGCACCCACCACACCCGCCACATCTGGCGCATTTGGCGCAGTTGGTGCGGCGTACGGCGTGCCGTCTTCAAGAATAAGGCGCGCCCCGCTGGCGCCCTTGCCCCAGGCCGGGCCAAGGGACGCGGCAAGGCGGCGCAGGCGCAGCATGTTGGCGCTGGGCTGGGTGATGTCCACATACACGTGGTCGATCTGCTGTATGACCGCCAGAGGGCTTGTCTGGTTGGCTGTGACAAGCGCGCCCCGCGTGATCGACGATCTGCCGATCTTTCCGGCAACAGGAGCCTTGATGTGCGTGTAGTCAAGGTTGATCTCCGCCGTTTCCAGCGCGGCACGAGCGCGGGCCACACGCGCTCTGGCCCGGCCCAGTTCGGCCTGCACGTCGTCCAGTTCCTGCTGGCTCACGGCATTGGCCCTGGCCAGCACCCTGATGCGGGCTTCGCGTTTCTGCTGGGCCGCGGCATGCACCTGGGCTTCCTCCAGTTCGGCTTTGGCGGTGTTTCTGGCTGCCTCGTATACGGCGGGGTCTATCTGGTAAAGCGTCTGCCCTTTGGCTACCACCGCGCCTTCTTCAAACAGGCGCTGCTGAATGATGCCGTCCACCTGCGGGCGCACTTCGGCCGTGACCAGGGCCGCCACGCGACCGGGCAGTTCGCTGGTCAGCACAAGGCGCTCCGGCGTCACGGGCAGGTAGCGCGCCTGTGGCGTGTCGCTTGCGGGCTGTTCCTGATCGCTGCAACCGGCCTGCGCCAGACAGAGGCAGAGCAGGGCGGCGAGGGCGGTGAGAAGTCGGGCGTTACGGGGATTCGCGGCTTTTTGGGGTATGGTCATCGTTTCCTCTTGAGGCAGGCGCTGCGCGATTTTCTGGCTGGTCGTCCTGCTGTCGGTCTTGCTTTTCATGGTGGTGTCAGTCACCATAAGGTATGGAGTAACTCCAGAGTCAAGGGGGACGCATGAAGTATTTGAGCACGGGAGAATTCGCCAGACTGTGCAGAACGCGAAAAGACACCTTGCTGTTTTATGACAAGGAAGGATTGCTGAAGCCGCGCCTTGTGTCGGAAAATGGCTACAGGCGCTACTCCATCGGGCAGTTTTATGAATTTGACATGGTGACCATGCTCAAGGAAACGGGCAGTTCGCTGAAGGAAATACGCGCCTTCATGCAGGAGCCCGATCCGGCGGGCCTGCTGACGCATCTTGAGGAAAAAAAGCGGCTTCTGCACCGGGAGCGCATGCGTATGGCCGCCAGGGAAAAAATGCTCGAAGCGACCATAGACTTTGGGCATGAAGCGTTGAACGCCCGTTATGACGTTCTGGATCTTGTGGAAATGCCCGAAGAGCGGCTTGAAATGACGCCCGT belongs to Desulfovibrio sp. and includes:
- a CDS encoding efflux RND transporter periplasmic adaptor subunit; the encoded protein is MKSKTDSRTTSQKIAQRLPQEETMTIPQKAANPRNARLLTALAALLCLCLAQAGCSDQEQPASDTPQARYLPVTPERLVLTSELPGRVAALVTAEVRPQVDGIIQQRLFEEGAVVAKGQTLYQIDPAVYEAARNTAKAELEEAQVHAAAQQKREARIRVLARANAVSQQELDDVQAELGRARARVARARAALETAEINLDYTHIKAPVAGKIGRSSITRGALVTANQTSPLAVIQQIDHVYVDITQPSANMLRLRRLAASLGPAWGKGASGARLILEDGTPYAAPTAPNAPDVAGVVGAAGSVGAADTAGTPDVVNTPTARNTTGSQNAAVPGDTPNAGGAPDPAMTAEAEPHWITGDLLFAEISVAQSTGNVSLRALFPNPEGLLLPGMYARVLIEEGVIENALLVPQRAVMTDSEGRHFVMTLQGPQTPPQGRDAAPVFTVQRKNVALDRPHGNRWLVRSGLEAGDLVVIEGLQKAVPGGKAAGTLWQAEASAQADAQANAQPGADAQPKANTQDSHKNQGGR
- a CDS encoding efflux RND transporter permease subunit, giving the protein MAAFFINRPIFATVLAILLMLAGGLALRSLPIAQYPDIASPQISIFGQYPGASAATVDQSVTQLIEQQMKGIDNLLYMHSSSDAYGSVEMVFTFEAGTNIDIAQVQVQNKLQQALPMLPESVQRQGLQVSKAVENSFMTIAFYVDDASMSAGEISDYVASNLIDQLNRVEGVGSTTVYGGVNAMRIWCDPAKMEQYRLNPQDIVAAVQAQNAQVAGGQTGAAPALPGQETSITVNAASRLQTVDEFQRIRLRTEADGSILRLGQAARVEINEETFMGQSRFNGHPAVGVAVKLASGANVIKTTNAIKAELASLSRFFPQGMQYSFADDRAPIVEKSISSVVHTLLEAVALVVAVMFLFLQSFRSTLIPAITVPVVLLGVFAVLSLAGYSINTLTMFGMVLAIGLLVDDAIVVVENVERLMRDEMLSPKEAALKSMREITGALVGVAVVISAVFVPMAFMSGSTGVIYRQFSITIVTSMVLSVLVAIVLTPALCALMLHSHASAQGEGLFGRFNRWFDRLTRRYAVSLRPMLDKPKRWVGLFVAGLAVCAVLLFQLPGAFLPQEDQGILFLDVQLPPGASFERTGRVLAQVEDYFRQDEKEAVESVFTVMGWGFSGTGQGSGMAFALLKDWSARGKGQGVFDIMNRANARFADIPEAQLFVMAPPAVMELDNSSGFSMQLMDRGNRGHHALMAAKDALLQKAAKQKAIGSARYSGLDDAEQYRLIIDSDKAGAQGLDMSVVNGAIGSYWGGEYINDFVDKGRTKKVYLQAEPAFRSSAEDFRRYHVRNDVGEMVPFASFIDVESINASPKLTRYQGVPAVKIEGDAAPGQSSGQAMKAMAASAKELPPGFDFAWTGLSYQEMLSGDQAPMLYAISLLVVFLSLAALYESWSIPVSVLLAVPTGLVGALAGAWLRGLNNDVYFQIAVLTIVGLSAKNSILIVEFARAQHRAGKSLVAAAIEASRLRLRPIIMTSLCFILGVIPLALSSGAGAGAQNALGTVVMAGMLTATALGIYFTPLFFVLIVKMLGRPLAGDGNQQKS